A region from the Desulfomarina profundi genome encodes:
- a CDS encoding DNA topoisomerase III yields MTDKTLIIAEKPSVASDLAKILPDRFKKTKTHFEGQKYVVSYAIGHLVSICYPEEIDPAYQKWDINKLPILPESFPLKGLDGTKSQLNALQKLIRRKDITEIVNACDAGREGELIFKYIIKYVWNKSVAKKTFKRLWLQSMTADAIKSGFANLRDSEEMLPLEDTALCRSESDWLIGINATRALTGFNSRNGGFFLTPCGRVQTPTLSLLVQRERYRMNFIPKPYCTLHADFVFDNITYNGKWIDPSFKKDPNDSYKRADRIWDPEKAAAIIAKCTGQPATVEEKSKQTSQRSAPLYDLTLLQREANSRFGFSAKNTLSIAQALYERHKVLTYPRTDSKHLPEDYLPTVKKTVQSQTRWQLAEFAETALRKGYLKLEKRIFNNRKISDHHAIIPTTLIPKNLSEAELKIYRMVAQRFLAVFFPPALFLNTKRFSHVMDETFLTEGKILKEPGWKIIYGAGSVDKKEKMLTPVPDSADISCKKITREDLETVPPPRYNEATLLSAMENSDKLVEDEELADAMKERGLGTPATRASIIEKLIKEKYVVREGKDLTPTGKAFELLALLEAMKIDVLASPELTGEWEHKLNQILKGTFTRAKFMDEIRAMTIHIINQVKNFEKTEVRAEAPFSPVNNIRFFSSPTAYVSEDQKISIRKILGGRVMTNDEIVALLEGKTIGPFSDFRSKKGKPFSASLRFTNGKIEFLFEKSTADLDIDAIKKGEVLGISPVDNTKVYETPAAFMSESALDGDEKNGLRIGKIILSKTLDTTHIRQLLKDGKTELIKGFISKKRRPFDAYLLLNKNGRISFEFPPRKSRKKEQKN; encoded by the coding sequence ATGACAGACAAGACTCTAATAATTGCGGAAAAGCCCAGTGTGGCAAGTGATCTGGCGAAAATACTGCCCGACAGATTTAAAAAAACCAAGACCCATTTTGAAGGACAGAAGTACGTTGTTTCCTACGCTATCGGCCACCTGGTTTCCATCTGTTATCCAGAAGAAATTGATCCCGCCTACCAGAAATGGGATATCAACAAGCTCCCCATCCTGCCGGAAAGTTTCCCCCTGAAAGGACTGGACGGCACAAAAAGTCAGCTGAATGCCCTGCAGAAACTCATCCGCCGAAAGGACATTACAGAAATCGTCAATGCCTGTGATGCCGGTCGTGAAGGAGAACTGATTTTCAAATACATTATAAAATATGTATGGAACAAGTCTGTAGCCAAAAAAACATTTAAACGCCTCTGGCTGCAGTCCATGACCGCAGATGCGATCAAGTCAGGCTTTGCCAATCTCAGGGACAGTGAAGAAATGCTCCCCCTTGAAGACACAGCTCTCTGCAGGTCCGAATCCGACTGGCTGATCGGGATCAACGCAACCAGAGCACTGACCGGCTTCAATTCGCGTAACGGTGGTTTTTTTCTTACACCCTGCGGCAGGGTACAGACTCCGACGCTGTCACTTCTGGTCCAGCGGGAGCGATACAGGATGAATTTTATCCCCAAACCGTACTGCACCCTCCATGCTGATTTTGTATTCGACAATATTACGTACAACGGTAAATGGATTGACCCGTCCTTTAAAAAAGATCCGAATGATTCCTATAAACGTGCAGACAGAATATGGGATCCTGAAAAAGCGGCTGCAATCATCGCCAAGTGTACAGGTCAGCCGGCAACCGTAGAGGAAAAAAGCAAACAGACCAGCCAACGTTCCGCCCCTCTGTACGACCTCACCCTGCTCCAGCGTGAGGCCAACTCCCGTTTCGGCTTCTCCGCCAAGAACACCCTGTCCATCGCCCAGGCTCTCTATGAAAGACACAAGGTCCTCACCTACCCCAGAACGGACAGCAAACACCTGCCGGAAGATTACCTGCCCACGGTGAAAAAAACCGTGCAGAGCCAGACCCGGTGGCAACTTGCCGAATTTGCCGAAACAGCCCTGAGAAAAGGCTACCTGAAACTCGAAAAACGCATTTTCAACAACAGGAAAATTTCCGACCATCATGCCATTATCCCCACCACACTGATACCGAAAAATCTCTCGGAAGCAGAGCTCAAAATTTACAGAATGGTGGCACAGCGTTTTCTCGCTGTATTTTTCCCACCTGCACTTTTTTTAAATACAAAACGATTCTCCCATGTCATGGATGAGACCTTCCTGACGGAGGGCAAAATACTCAAGGAACCTGGCTGGAAAATTATCTACGGAGCAGGTAGCGTAGACAAAAAGGAGAAAATGCTCACTCCCGTACCTGACTCTGCTGACATCTCCTGCAAGAAAATCACCAGGGAGGATCTGGAAACGGTTCCCCCACCCAGGTACAACGAAGCAACACTGCTCTCGGCCATGGAAAATTCCGATAAACTCGTAGAAGACGAGGAACTGGCCGATGCCATGAAGGAACGAGGCCTGGGAACCCCCGCCACCAGGGCCTCTATCATTGAAAAACTGATCAAGGAAAAATATGTGGTCAGAGAGGGTAAGGACCTTACTCCCACCGGTAAAGCGTTTGAGCTTCTGGCTCTTCTGGAGGCTATGAAGATCGATGTCCTGGCTTCTCCAGAGCTGACAGGAGAGTGGGAGCATAAATTGAACCAGATCCTCAAGGGGACGTTTACCAGGGCCAAATTCATGGATGAAATACGGGCAATGACCATCCATATTATCAACCAGGTCAAAAACTTCGAGAAAACAGAAGTCAGGGCGGAGGCCCCTTTCAGTCCCGTCAATAATATCCGCTTCTTTTCCTCTCCCACTGCTTATGTTTCTGAGGACCAGAAGATTTCCATCAGAAAAATCCTAGGCGGCAGAGTTATGACCAATGATGAAATCGTCGCTCTGCTGGAGGGTAAAACAATCGGCCCGTTCAGTGACTTCAGGTCAAAAAAGGGAAAACCGTTTTCAGCCTCACTTCGGTTTACCAACGGAAAAATAGAATTTCTCTTTGAAAAATCAACCGCCGACCTGGACATCGATGCCATCAAAAAGGGCGAGGTTCTCGGCATTTCTCCGGTGGACAACACAAAAGTTTATGAAACTCCGGCTGCTTTCATGTCTGAATCGGCACTTGACGGAGACGAGAAAAATGGTCTTAGAATTGGCAAGATAATCCTTTCAAAAACGCTGGACACCACTCATATCCGACAGTTGTTGAAAGACGGAAAAACAGAACTGATCAAAGGGTTTATTTCAAAGAAACGAAGGCCGTTCGATGCCTATCTGCTCCTGAACAAAAATGGCAGAATCAGCTTTGAATTTCCTCCACGTAAATCCAGAAAAAAAGAACAAAAAAATTGA